A genomic segment from Paenibacillus sp. FSL K6-1096 encodes:
- a CDS encoding transglutaminase-like domain-containing protein translates to MLNSWIESLSEANIISIILLVVVFFSALQGWARGFRRAAGGLFGLLGSGLLTAASLVMAVPAAVYLSPEVAAWAAGITLPDAKLSQWQQIYYTGVSVLTNSPVVRFMLLLLLCYSLIRLLLSLLFLLLPGRLPRLSGGASGRITGASRLSGAVLGAAAGVARALVVVFVLYISVALSPDSTFSRYVQSSPIYSQSAQAVFEPLAGEQVRGKLPVLTKAVAAEMSDILRRKYEVIDHDISADIAGAAEDIAGQADGDEEKARLLYDWIGSRIAYDYSKAENYEQRRIWKEQTPQETFDTRLGVCIDYARLYAMMARSQGLQVRVVTGKGYDGQGSYGPHAWNEVYLSGSKTWIPLDSTWASSGDWFNPEDFDTTHIKENIL, encoded by the coding sequence ATGCTGAATAGCTGGATCGAGAGTCTAAGTGAAGCCAATATCATCTCGATAATTCTGCTGGTGGTGGTCTTCTTCTCCGCCCTCCAGGGCTGGGCCCGCGGCTTCCGGCGGGCTGCCGGAGGGCTGTTCGGGCTGCTCGGCTCAGGACTATTAACCGCAGCTTCGCTGGTCATGGCGGTTCCGGCAGCGGTCTATCTCTCCCCCGAAGTTGCAGCCTGGGCAGCCGGGATAACTCTGCCGGATGCCAAGCTAAGCCAATGGCAGCAGATCTACTATACCGGGGTATCCGTGCTGACGAATTCGCCGGTTGTGCGGTTTATGCTGCTGCTTCTGCTGTGCTACAGCCTGATCCGGCTGCTGCTGTCCTTGCTGTTCCTGCTGCTGCCCGGCCGCCTGCCGCGTCTCTCTGGAGGGGCGTCCGGCCGAATCACAGGCGCCAGCCGGTTAAGCGGAGCGGTCCTTGGGGCCGCCGCCGGGGTTGCCCGGGCGCTGGTTGTGGTCTTCGTCCTCTATATCAGCGTGGCCTTAAGCCCGGACAGCACCTTCAGCCGTTATGTGCAGTCCTCGCCGATCTACAGCCAGAGTGCGCAGGCGGTATTTGAGCCGCTGGCCGGGGAACAGGTCAGAGGGAAGCTGCCGGTGCTGACCAAGGCGGTAGCTGCAGAGATGAGCGATATTCTGCGCCGCAAATATGAAGTGATTGATCATGATATATCGGCGGATATTGCCGGTGCAGCCGAGGATATTGCCGGACAGGCTGACGGGGATGAAGAGAAGGCCCGGCTGCTGTATGACTGGATTGGCTCACGCATTGCCTACGACTATAGCAAGGCCGAGAACTATGAGCAGCGGCGGATCTGGAAGGAGCAGACCCCGCAGGAGACTTTTGATACAAGACTAGGGGTGTGTATTGACTACGCGCGTCTCTATGCGATGATGGCCCGTTCACAGGGGCTTCAGGTGCGGGTAGTTACCGGCAAAGGTTACGACGGCCAGGGCAGCTATGGCCCCCATGCCTGGAATGAGGTCTACCTCAGCGGCAGCAAGACCTGGATTCCGCTCGATTCGACCTGGGCCAGCAGCGGGGACTGGTTTAATCCGGAGGATTTCGATACCACCCATATCAAGGAGAATATTCTTTGA
- a CDS encoding MFS transporter → MKTALWLYLFLFLAFFDLHAQYPILTPFAISLGAGPAFIGWMMGMYSLTHLPGNLLAGVLVDRNGSRRYIVFALTAAGIILLLQAHAQLPWHLLLLRAASGFALAFLSPACMTLLASLSSNPVTQGKYMSGHGIIHTLASVVSPAAGAFIVAKAGYSGTFSTLGWLLIFTGVMAFFSVPKHAPALAVQKPALDVQQKLAAPPDGSLAPAPVSKRYYLLPFFVSCSQGVLFFELPLSQGADGIMSTGILLSLLSLGALVTLSLFFLNRFEPGIRIAAALLFMAICFFSLAAFRSLPAGAVLFLLGAAKGILFPAMASLFISLGGGGRLGRTFSLQSIAMSLGAFAGPVAAGQLRGYVSPYFIAFLLLMTALLLLPPGRPGKLAAYAPDWNGHAA, encoded by the coding sequence GTGAAAACCGCACTGTGGCTGTATCTGTTCCTCTTCCTGGCCTTCTTCGATCTGCATGCCCAGTACCCGATTCTGACGCCATTTGCCATCTCTCTGGGAGCGGGCCCAGCCTTCATCGGCTGGATGATGGGCATGTATTCGCTGACCCACCTCCCCGGCAATCTCCTGGCAGGTGTCCTCGTTGACCGCAATGGCAGCCGCCGCTATATCGTCTTTGCGCTTACCGCAGCAGGAATCATCCTGCTGCTTCAGGCACACGCCCAGCTGCCGTGGCATCTGCTGCTGCTCCGCGCAGCGAGCGGCTTCGCCCTGGCCTTCCTCTCACCTGCCTGTATGACCCTGCTGGCCTCGCTCTCTTCCAATCCGGTGACTCAGGGCAAATACATGTCGGGGCATGGCATCATCCACACGCTGGCCTCGGTGGTCTCACCGGCCGCCGGTGCCTTCATCGTAGCCAAAGCCGGATATTCCGGCACCTTCAGCACCTTGGGCTGGCTGCTGATCTTCACCGGCGTGATGGCCTTCTTCAGTGTGCCGAAGCATGCTCCGGCGCTGGCGGTACAGAAGCCTGCTCTGGACGTGCAGCAGAAGCTGGCTGCGCCGCCAGACGGCTCCCTTGCCCCGGCTCCTGTGTCGAAGCGCTATTATCTGCTGCCCTTCTTCGTCTCCTGCTCACAGGGCGTGCTCTTCTTCGAGCTTCCCCTTTCGCAAGGGGCGGACGGCATCATGTCCACAGGCATTCTGCTCTCCCTGCTCAGCCTGGGAGCGCTTGTAACCCTAAGCCTGTTCTTCCTGAACCGCTTCGAGCCGGGCATCCGTATTGCCGCCGCCCTGCTGTTCATGGCCATCTGCTTCTTCAGCCTGGCCGCCTTCCGCAGCCTTCCTGCCGGAGCGGTGCTCTTCCTGCTCGGCGCAGCCAAAGGGATCTTATTCCCCGCTATGGCCTCGCTGTTCATCAGTCTGGGCGGGGGCGGGCGGCTGGGCCGCACCTTCTCGCTGCAATCCATCGCCATGTCTCTCGGGGCCTTCGCCGGGCCGGTAGCGGCCGGACAGCTAAGGGGCTATGTCTCCCCTTATTTCATCGCCTTCCTCCTGCTGATGACCGCCCTTCTGCTTCTGCCGCCGGGCCGGCCGGGCAAGTTAGCCGCCTACGCCCCGGACTGGAACGGCCATGCTGCCTGA